The Candidatus Neomarinimicrobiota bacterium DNA window AGAAGGACTCCCTGCGCCCGCTCCACCAGGAGATTACCGGTGCCCTGCCCGCTCGCGGGGAGCACGAGATCGTGTATATCGATGACGGCAGCACCGATGGTTCGGGGGCCGTCCTGAGGGAAATCGCCGACGAGGATGCGAGGGTCCGGGTCATCACCTTTTACCGCAACTTCGGTAAGGCGGCGGCACTGGCGGCGGGATTTGAGATCGCCACCGGCGAGGTGATCGTTACCCTTGACGCCGACCTGCAGGACGACCCCGCGGAAGTCCCCGAGATGCTGGCGCTGCTGGAGCAGGGGTGGGATATGGTGAGCGGATGGAAGAAGGTGCGGCATGATCCGCTGAGCAGGCGGCTGCCATCCAGGCTCTTCAACTCCGTCGTCCGCCTCATGACGGGCGTACCGGTCCATGACTCAAAC harbors:
- a CDS encoding glycosyltransferase family 2 protein, which codes for MNTSTVVPLYNEKDSLRPLHQEITGALPARGEHEIVYIDDGSTDGSGAVLREIADEDARVRVITFYRNFGKAAALAAGFEIATGEVIVTLDADLQDDPAEVPEMLALLEQGWDMVSGWKKVRHDPLSRRLPSRLFNSVVRLMTGVPVHDSNCGLKVYRAEVAKSVELYGGLHRYIPALAKYKGFKVTEKVVRHRPRQYGKTKYGLTRYLHGLLDLFTVLFIGRYFQRPLHFFGLVGLLLSLAGLAISIYL